One segment of Streptomyces sp. NA02950 DNA contains the following:
- a CDS encoding class I SAM-dependent methyltransferase, giving the protein MHWYEDDGFWSDFSGTMFSEHRRERTRELIADSPLLDFPTGSRVLDLACGPGLYLVPLAQRGCVVTGVDLSPVMLERARAACADAGVGVRLVRADMLSHVEPRSYDVVLNVFTSFGYFDDPGDNVQVLRNAHDSLVPGGRLLIDVMGKEVLAGWIGRPQVVELDDAYVVQRDTVLDDWSRLRTDWTLVRGGTAREASITSFLYSGSELRTLFERVGFTKVECFGDFDGAPYDQHARRLIVRGTREL; this is encoded by the coding sequence ATGCACTGGTACGAGGACGACGGCTTCTGGTCGGACTTCTCCGGGACGATGTTCTCCGAACACCGACGGGAGCGGACCCGGGAACTGATCGCGGATTCACCGCTGCTGGACTTCCCCACGGGCTCCCGGGTGCTGGACCTGGCTTGCGGACCGGGACTGTATCTGGTGCCGCTGGCCCAGCGCGGCTGCGTCGTGACCGGGGTCGATCTGAGCCCGGTGATGCTGGAGCGGGCCCGGGCCGCGTGTGCGGACGCGGGCGTGGGGGTGCGCCTGGTGCGCGCGGACATGCTCAGCCATGTCGAACCGCGCTCCTACGACGTCGTACTGAACGTGTTCACCTCCTTCGGCTACTTCGACGATCCCGGTGACAACGTCCAGGTGCTGCGCAACGCCCACGACTCGCTGGTCCCCGGCGGACGGCTGCTGATCGATGTGATGGGCAAGGAGGTGCTCGCGGGCTGGATCGGCCGGCCCCAGGTGGTGGAGCTGGACGACGCGTACGTGGTGCAGCGCGACACCGTCCTGGACGACTGGTCCCGGCTGCGGACGGACTGGACGCTGGTGCGCGGCGGGACGGCCCGGGAAGCCTCCATCACCTCCTTCCTCTACAGCGGGTCGGAGCTGCGCACGCTGTTCGAGCGGGTGGGCTTCACCAAGGTGGAGTGCTTCGGCGACTTCGACGGCGCCCCGTACGACCAGCACGCCCGGCGGCTCATCGTGCGCGGGACTCGGGAACTCTGA
- a CDS encoding iron ABC transporter permease — protein MTKAPVTSGRAAVRRRTRTILVLLSAFLAISVVAGVALGPTVVPFGAVLRYLFAAVSGGRIGADEVTDYAVVWEIRTPRVLLAAVVGAGLSVVGVAVQALVRNALADPFVLGISSGASVGATAVVVFGLFASLGVYALSAAAFLGALGATLLVYLAARGPMGLTPLRLVLTGVALAYGFQALMSVLVFVSPNGQAARTVLFWLLGSLGSASWESLPLVTVAVAVAVAALLRQSRALDVLSLGDETAASMGVDARLLRRRLFVLTSGVTGLIVAVSGAIGFVGLVLPHVVRILVGSTHRRVLAVAPLAGACFMVWVDLVARTAFAPEELPLGVITALIGVPVFISLMRRRGYLFGGR, from the coding sequence ATGACCAAGGCACCGGTGACGAGCGGCCGGGCGGCAGTCCGCCGGCGAACGAGGACGATCCTCGTGCTGCTCTCGGCGTTCCTGGCGATCTCGGTGGTCGCCGGGGTGGCGCTCGGCCCCACCGTCGTCCCGTTCGGCGCTGTGCTGCGCTACCTCTTCGCCGCCGTCTCGGGGGGCCGGATCGGGGCGGACGAGGTGACGGACTACGCGGTGGTGTGGGAGATACGCACCCCGCGGGTCCTGCTCGCCGCGGTGGTCGGCGCGGGGCTGTCCGTGGTCGGTGTCGCCGTCCAGGCGCTGGTGCGCAACGCTCTGGCCGATCCCTTCGTGCTGGGGATCTCCTCCGGTGCCTCGGTCGGCGCGACCGCCGTGGTGGTGTTCGGGCTGTTCGCGTCCCTGGGGGTGTACGCGTTGTCGGCGGCGGCCTTCCTCGGCGCGCTCGGCGCCACCCTGCTGGTGTATCTGGCCGCGCGGGGGCCGATGGGGCTGACCCCGCTGCGGCTGGTGCTGACCGGGGTGGCGCTCGCGTACGGGTTCCAGGCGCTGATGAGCGTCCTGGTGTTCGTCTCGCCGAACGGCCAGGCGGCGCGCACGGTGCTGTTCTGGCTGCTGGGCTCCCTGGGCTCCGCGTCCTGGGAGTCGCTGCCGCTGGTGACGGTGGCGGTGGCGGTGGCGGTGGCGGCGCTGCTGCGGCAGAGCCGGGCGCTGGACGTGCTGTCGCTGGGGGACGAGACCGCGGCGAGCATGGGCGTGGACGCGCGGCTGCTGCGGCGCCGGCTGTTCGTACTCACCTCCGGTGTCACCGGCCTGATCGTCGCGGTGAGCGGTGCGATCGGGTTCGTGGGTCTGGTGCTGCCCCATGTGGTGCGCATCCTGGTCGGTTCCACCCACCGCCGGGTGCTGGCGGTCGCCCCGCTCGCCGGGGCGTGCTTCATGGTGTGGGTCGATCTGGTGGCCCGTACCGCCTTCGCGCCCGAGGAACTGCCGCTCGGGGTGATCACGGCGCTGATCGGGGTGCCCGTCTTCATCTCGCTGATGCGCCGCCGCGGCTATCTGTTCGGAGGCCGCTAG
- a CDS encoding ABC transporter ATP-binding protein: MTLRVSELSVEAAGRTLVDRLTLDVAAGRVVGLVGPNGSGKSTALRCVYRALRPTSGAVLLDGTDLASVPLRDSARSIAALTQESHTELDFTVAEVVALGRTPHTRGNGPLTDRERELCRAAMERLDVAHLADRSVLTLSGGERQRVLVARALVQEPRVLVLDEPTNHLDVRHQVRLLSFLRGAELTVVTALHDLNLAAAVCHRIAVLNHGSLVASGDPAEVLTAALVREVFGVHATVVRHPRTGVPQLLYDFDEYDFDGLDANNAPNDRTDMNAETSSPSAGAAPEGMR; this comes from the coding sequence ATGACACTGCGTGTGAGCGAACTGTCGGTGGAGGCGGCGGGCCGCACCCTGGTCGACCGGCTCACCCTGGACGTGGCCGCCGGTCGGGTCGTGGGGCTGGTCGGCCCGAACGGCAGTGGCAAGTCCACGGCACTGCGCTGTGTGTACCGGGCACTGCGGCCGACCTCCGGCGCGGTGCTGCTGGACGGCACCGATCTGGCGTCGGTGCCGCTGCGCGACAGCGCGCGTTCCATCGCCGCGCTGACCCAGGAGAGCCACACCGAACTGGACTTCACGGTGGCGGAGGTGGTGGCGCTGGGCCGCACCCCGCACACCCGCGGCAACGGCCCGCTGACGGACCGGGAGCGCGAGCTGTGCCGGGCGGCGATGGAGCGGCTGGATGTGGCACATCTGGCGGACCGCAGTGTGCTGACGCTCTCGGGCGGGGAGCGCCAGCGGGTCCTGGTGGCGCGTGCGCTGGTCCAGGAGCCCCGGGTGCTGGTGCTCGATGAACCCACCAACCATCTGGATGTGCGCCACCAGGTGCGGTTGCTGTCGTTCCTGCGCGGTGCGGAGCTGACCGTCGTCACCGCGCTGCACGATCTGAACCTGGCCGCCGCCGTCTGCCACCGCATCGCCGTGCTCAACCACGGCTCCCTGGTCGCCTCCGGTGATCCGGCCGAGGTGCTGACGGCCGCCCTGGTGCGCGAGGTGTTCGGCGTCCACGCCACCGTCGTACGCCATCCGCGCACCGGGGTCCCCCAACTGCTCTACGACTTCGACGAATACGACTTCGACGGACTCGACGCCAACAACGCCCCCAACGACCGCACCGATATGAACGCTGAGACATCCTCACCGTCCGCCGGGGCGGCCCCGGAAGGAATGCGCTGA
- a CDS encoding ABC transporter substrate-binding protein: MTRPHLPPRRAVRARTIWIAGLAAAVLPVTGCGAEVDTADKSGKPATVTVSNCGKNITYTRPKRAVAYDVSGAEKMFALGLGDRMRGYVMNKLGDPSIAGSPWRADYKKTDRLGSERITREIVVDAKADWVLAGWNSGFGEDRGITPALLKKVGIASYVHTETCWDYGDKTTDVPPLQALYTDLRAIGRIFGVTPRADRLVADLKRRVAALKKTWPKNGDPARVFVYDSGTDQPFTAGRHAAPNDIIAAAGGRNVLDDLDKGWTTVGWEPVATAKPEVIVVVDYAGQSAEQKIKYLKSLPAIKSVPAVRNNRFHVISYGDAVSGPRNVKGAEDLGRYLRSVGR; this comes from the coding sequence ATGACCCGACCCCACCTGCCCCCTCGTCGCGCGGTCCGCGCCCGCACCATCTGGATCGCGGGGCTGGCAGCCGCGGTGCTGCCGGTCACCGGCTGCGGAGCCGAGGTGGATACGGCGGACAAGAGCGGCAAGCCCGCGACGGTCACCGTGTCCAACTGCGGCAAGAACATCACCTACACCCGCCCGAAACGGGCGGTGGCCTACGACGTCAGCGGGGCGGAGAAGATGTTCGCCCTCGGGCTGGGCGACCGGATGCGCGGCTATGTGATGAACAAGCTGGGCGACCCGTCCATCGCCGGATCCCCCTGGCGCGCCGACTACAAGAAGACCGACCGGCTGGGCAGCGAACGCATCACCCGGGAGATCGTCGTGGACGCCAAGGCCGACTGGGTCCTGGCGGGCTGGAACTCCGGCTTCGGCGAGGACCGCGGCATCACCCCGGCCCTGCTGAAGAAGGTGGGCATCGCCAGCTATGTGCACACCGAGACCTGCTGGGACTACGGCGACAAGACCACGGATGTGCCACCGCTCCAGGCGCTCTACACCGATCTGCGCGCCATCGGCCGGATCTTCGGGGTGACACCGAGGGCCGACCGGCTGGTGGCGGATCTGAAGCGCCGCGTCGCCGCGCTGAAGAAGACCTGGCCGAAGAACGGCGATCCGGCCCGGGTGTTCGTCTATGACTCCGGCACCGACCAGCCGTTCACCGCCGGGCGCCACGCCGCACCGAACGACATCATCGCCGCCGCGGGCGGCAGAAATGTGCTCGATGACCTCGACAAGGGCTGGACGACGGTCGGCTGGGAGCCGGTGGCCACGGCGAAACCCGAGGTCATCGTGGTCGTCGACTACGCGGGCCAGTCAGCCGAGCAGAAGATCAAGTATCTGAAGTCGCTGCCCGCGATCAAGTCGGTGCCCGCCGTGCGGAACAACCGCTTCCATGTCATCTCCTACGGCGACGCCGTGAGCGGGCCGCGCAACGTCAAGGGTGCCGAAGACCTCGGCCGCTACCTCAGGTCGGTGGGACGGTGA
- a CDS encoding pyridoxal-phosphate dependent enzyme: MTSPPASQRTGTAPAALVHEHITDAMKTPDLVRLADNVVLARFETMKVYAALGAVRTLLDRGTIRPGQTLVDSSSGIYALALAMACHRYGLRCHIVASTTVDATMRAQLEILGATVDQMPPAQDLRLDQERRVRRVRQLIAERPGTHWMRQYHDAVHYAGYRAFADLVDDALPGVPLTVVGAVGTGASTGGLVRPLRERGRAVTLLGVQPFGSVTFGSEGFQDPEAIIAGIGSSIPFDNVRHELYDTLHWVDFRHAMAGAVGLLRDHAVFAGLSTGAAHLVTAWEAERRPERMHLAIGADTGHRYTERVFARHHEAPDPRTLTPRRITSLDELAMPWSTMDWGRRHHDVAPAPEPVTARSPSATSQATVQTSAPATAQEDHTP; encoded by the coding sequence ATGACCTCCCCGCCGGCTTCCCAGCGCACCGGGACCGCGCCCGCCGCCCTGGTCCACGAGCACATCACCGACGCCATGAAGACCCCCGATCTGGTCCGGCTGGCCGACAACGTGGTCCTCGCCCGCTTCGAGACGATGAAGGTCTACGCCGCGCTCGGCGCGGTGCGCACCCTGCTCGACCGCGGAACCATCAGGCCCGGCCAGACCCTCGTGGACAGCTCCAGCGGTATCTACGCCCTGGCCCTGGCGATGGCCTGCCACCGCTACGGACTGCGCTGCCACATCGTCGCCTCCACCACCGTCGACGCCACCATGCGCGCCCAACTGGAGATCCTGGGCGCCACCGTGGACCAGATGCCGCCCGCCCAGGATCTACGGCTGGACCAGGAGCGCAGGGTGCGCCGGGTCCGGCAGCTGATCGCGGAGCGGCCCGGCACCCACTGGATGCGCCAGTACCACGACGCCGTCCACTACGCCGGATACCGCGCGTTCGCCGATCTGGTGGACGACGCGCTCCCCGGTGTTCCGCTGACGGTGGTCGGTGCCGTGGGCACCGGTGCCTCCACCGGTGGACTGGTGCGGCCGCTGCGGGAGCGCGGCCGGGCGGTCACGCTGCTGGGCGTACAGCCCTTCGGCAGTGTCACCTTCGGCAGCGAGGGGTTCCAGGACCCCGAGGCCATCATCGCCGGAATCGGCAGCTCGATCCCCTTCGACAACGTCCGCCACGAGCTGTACGACACCCTGCACTGGGTCGATTTCCGCCACGCCATGGCGGGCGCGGTCGGCCTGCTGCGCGACCACGCGGTGTTCGCCGGACTGTCCACCGGCGCCGCCCACCTCGTCACCGCGTGGGAGGCCGAGCGCCGCCCCGAGCGGATGCACCTGGCCATCGGCGCGGACACCGGACACCGCTACACCGAGCGGGTCTTCGCCCGCCACCACGAGGCCCCCGACCCCCGGACGCTGACGCCCCGCCGGATCACCAGCCTCGATGAACTGGCCATGCCCTGGTCGACGATGGACTGGGGACGGCGGCACCACGATGTGGCACCGGCTCCCGAGCCCGTCACGGCCCGCTCCCCGTCCGCCACCTCCCAGGCCACCGTCCAGACCAGCGCCCCGGCCACCGCCCAGGAGGACCACACCCCATGA
- a CDS encoding ATP-grasp domain-containing protein, whose protein sequence is MTIAALEALTFGLGRLAEAARSAGHRLSLLTRDRAVYRHELAQLPPGAVDIVDVDTTDETATADALAALPELRGLINSTDTWSVMGADLAARLGLPGPDPASVRLLRDKHRVRNVLHEHGLSRGRALALVPEAPDTGAAAAEVLREVGLPAVLKDSSGTSSRNVWLVREEHELHTTLAEAAQQPFTGRLFAEPYLAGPVYSAETLSWAGSTRLLGVLSRQLSPAPAVREEAAAFPVALPGPEHHTIQDWVARVLKTAGHDSGFAHVEFVLTRNGPELVEINRRIGGALVGESLCRALDTNVYDAMVDTALGRRPALLDAHDHQGDGPATGFVLLYPDRPGTLTGWTGLERLADFPGAPEWYPTATPGDRVEHLTDQRGCTGIVLAEAATAELALHRALSAAGSVRPVVATDGTG, encoded by the coding sequence ATGACCATCGCCGCCCTGGAAGCCCTCACCTTCGGACTGGGACGGCTGGCGGAAGCGGCCCGCTCCGCCGGCCACCGGCTGAGCCTGCTCACCCGGGACCGCGCCGTCTACCGCCATGAACTGGCCCAACTGCCGCCCGGCGCGGTGGACATCGTCGATGTCGACACCACTGACGAGACCGCCACCGCCGACGCGCTGGCCGCCCTGCCCGAGCTGCGCGGCCTGATCAACTCCACCGACACCTGGAGTGTCATGGGGGCCGACCTCGCCGCGCGCCTCGGCCTGCCCGGCCCCGACCCGGCCTCGGTGCGCCTGCTGCGCGACAAACACCGCGTACGCAATGTCCTCCACGAGCACGGCCTGAGCCGCGGCCGTGCCCTCGCCCTCGTCCCGGAGGCCCCGGACACCGGGGCCGCGGCGGCCGAGGTCCTGCGCGAGGTGGGTCTGCCCGCGGTCCTCAAGGACTCCTCCGGCACCTCCTCGCGCAACGTGTGGCTGGTCCGCGAGGAACACGAACTCCACACAACGCTCGCCGAAGCCGCCCAACAGCCCTTCACGGGGCGGCTGTTCGCCGAACCGTACCTCGCCGGGCCCGTGTACAGCGCGGAAACCCTCAGCTGGGCGGGGAGCACCCGGCTGCTCGGCGTCCTCAGCCGACAGCTCTCCCCCGCACCCGCCGTCCGCGAGGAGGCCGCCGCCTTCCCCGTCGCCCTCCCCGGCCCGGAACACCACACCATCCAGGACTGGGTGGCCCGGGTCCTCAAGACGGCGGGCCACGACAGCGGCTTCGCCCATGTGGAGTTCGTCCTCACCCGTAACGGGCCGGAGCTGGTGGAGATCAACCGGCGGATCGGCGGAGCGCTCGTCGGCGAATCGCTGTGCCGCGCCCTGGACACCAATGTGTACGACGCGATGGTCGACACCGCGCTCGGCCGTCGCCCCGCCCTGCTGGACGCCCACGACCACCAGGGCGACGGTCCCGCCACCGGCTTTGTCCTCCTCTACCCCGACCGGCCGGGCACCCTCACCGGTTGGACCGGTCTGGAGCGGCTGGCGGACTTCCCCGGCGCTCCCGAGTGGTATCCCACCGCCACCCCCGGGGACCGGGTGGAACACCTGACAGACCAGCGCGGCTGCACCGGGATCGTACTGGCCGAGGCCGCGACGGCGGAGCTGGCGCTGCACCGGGCGCTGAGCGCGGCGGGCAGCGTACGTCCCGTGGTCGCCACCGACGGCACGGGGTGA
- a CDS encoding MFS transporter, translating to MSLRSGLAELTGPQRFLLAGSFLIPLGSYAVLPFMSILLHERLGMGLDAVGMVLATASLVQFSGGVAGGAVADRIGLRRTMVLALTIRTAGFAAFLPGLKHTYVAVAALFLVSCGAALYLPANKAYLVHTADPSRRPLLLSTSGSALNAGIALGPLAAAPFVLSSSAGLFAAVTGLFAAITAGHALLPAESPATAPGPPEPERPATAGDTTAPVAEGPGAGLLGPGALPFAITVLSLYVFMFFQHYLALYAVPRTSTAYYSLVLALYALLLVVAQPLVSDLVARLPYGHVLRFGFAAMAIGMAVLALGGHLAILAGSLLICCAEIVLFLKNDLEALARSARSPAVVFGRQRLAAGIGAFVSGAVGGGGYEVAERSGHAGLFWGAVAVQCVVLPPLLIAAVRRMRSRGTTPPPLAFSGRRRRR from the coding sequence GTGAGCCTGCGCTCCGGACTGGCCGAACTGACCGGTCCACAGCGGTTTCTGCTCGCGGGCTCCTTCCTCATCCCGCTGGGCAGCTACGCCGTCCTGCCCTTCATGTCCATCCTGCTCCACGAGCGGCTGGGCATGGGTCTCGACGCCGTGGGCATGGTCCTCGCCACCGCCTCCCTGGTGCAGTTCTCCGGCGGGGTGGCGGGCGGCGCCGTAGCGGACCGCATCGGACTGCGGCGCACCATGGTGCTGGCGCTGACGATCCGTACGGCGGGATTCGCGGCGTTCCTGCCCGGGCTGAAACACACGTACGTGGCGGTGGCCGCGCTCTTCCTCGTCTCCTGCGGCGCGGCGCTCTACCTCCCGGCGAACAAGGCGTATCTGGTGCACACGGCCGACCCGTCACGGCGTCCGCTGCTGCTGTCCACGAGCGGTTCGGCGCTCAACGCCGGAATCGCCCTGGGCCCGCTGGCCGCGGCGCCCTTCGTGCTCAGCTCCTCGGCCGGGCTCTTCGCCGCGGTCACGGGCCTGTTCGCGGCCATCACGGCGGGCCACGCCCTGCTGCCCGCGGAATCGCCCGCGACGGCGCCCGGCCCCCCGGAACCGGAGCGGCCCGCCACCGCGGGGGACACCACGGCGCCGGTGGCGGAAGGGCCGGGCGCCGGGCTCCTGGGTCCCGGCGCCCTCCCCTTCGCGATCACCGTGCTGAGCCTGTACGTGTTCATGTTCTTCCAGCACTATCTGGCGCTGTACGCCGTACCCCGCACCTCGACGGCGTACTACAGCCTGGTGCTCGCCCTCTACGCGCTGCTCCTGGTGGTGGCCCAGCCGCTGGTGTCCGACCTGGTGGCCCGGCTGCCCTACGGCCATGTCCTGCGGTTCGGCTTCGCCGCGATGGCCATCGGCATGGCCGTCCTCGCCCTCGGCGGCCATCTCGCCATCCTCGCCGGATCCCTGCTCATCTGCTGCGCCGAGATCGTCCTGTTCCTGAAGAACGACCTCGAGGCACTGGCGCGCTCCGCCCGCTCCCCCGCCGTGGTCTTCGGCCGTCAGCGGCTCGCGGCCGGCATCGGCGCGTTCGTCAGCGGAGCCGTCGGAGGCGGTGGATACGAGGTGGCCGAACGGTCCGGTCACGCCGGGCTGTTCTGGGGCGCGGTCGCCGTGCAGTGCGTGGTGCTGCCTCCGCTGCTGATCGCGGCCGTGCGCCGGATGCGGTCAAGGGGAACAACTCCCCCGCCCCTGGCGTTCTCCGGTCGAAGGAGGCGACGATGA
- a CDS encoding alpha/beta fold hydrolase — translation MTFAIAGFEYQRVPVADGVSLNVAVAGSGPAIVLLHGFPQTHVMWRHIAADLVADHTVICPDLRGYGASDKPEATDDTTYAKRTMAADIVATARALGHERFALAGHDRGALVAFRAGLDHPAAITHLACLDVLPTLDMWEVLHGTAAAVGFHLYLMAQPPGLPERLIGGCPDAFFGHFLDIWTRDPRAVPADVRAAYLDACRSAVPSIVADYRASAGIDVEHDEADRAAGHRLRMPVTVLQQDWGAALGFDAGALWRAWAPDLLHTTVTSGHFMAEEAPAGVTRALRDLLAR, via the coding sequence ATGACCTTCGCCATCGCCGGATTCGAGTATCAGCGTGTTCCCGTCGCCGACGGGGTGTCCCTGAACGTGGCCGTCGCGGGCTCCGGCCCCGCGATCGTGCTCCTGCACGGCTTTCCCCAGACCCATGTGATGTGGCGGCACATCGCCGCCGACCTGGTGGCCGACCACACCGTCATCTGCCCTGACCTGCGCGGATACGGTGCCAGCGACAAACCGGAGGCCACCGACGACACCACCTATGCCAAGCGGACCATGGCCGCCGACATCGTCGCCACGGCCCGCGCCCTGGGGCATGAGCGCTTCGCCCTGGCCGGACACGACCGCGGTGCGCTGGTGGCCTTCCGCGCCGGACTCGATCACCCGGCGGCCATCACCCACCTGGCCTGCCTCGATGTGCTGCCGACACTGGACATGTGGGAGGTGTTGCACGGGACGGCCGCCGCCGTCGGCTTCCATCTGTATCTGATGGCCCAGCCCCCGGGGCTGCCCGAGCGGTTGATCGGTGGCTGCCCGGACGCCTTCTTCGGCCACTTCCTCGATATCTGGACGCGCGATCCGCGGGCCGTCCCCGCCGATGTGCGCGCCGCCTACCTGGACGCCTGCCGCTCGGCCGTGCCCTCGATCGTGGCCGACTACCGTGCCTCCGCGGGCATCGACGTCGAGCACGACGAGGCGGACCGTGCGGCCGGTCACCGGCTGCGGATGCCGGTGACCGTACTCCAGCAGGACTGGGGCGCCGCCCTCGGTTTCGACGCGGGAGCGCTGTGGCGGGCCTGGGCGCCCGATCTTCTCCACACCACGGTCACCAGCGGTCACTTCATGGCCGAGGAGGCACCCGCCGGTGTCACCCGGGCCCTGAGAGATCTACTGGCTCGCTGA
- a CDS encoding BTAD domain-containing putative transcriptional regulator — translation MRVVFGVLGPVTAWDGAGHTIALKGPRHRAVLARLIVARGHVVPVSRLAEDLWLDPPAGAVGAVRTFVAALRRALEPQRPPRAPARLLVTEGPGYALRAEPGAVDAWCFEDEVAAAATLPPEDALTRLDSGLGRWRGPAYAEFADEFWARTERSRLAELRLHAVERRAGARLALGRAGQVVPDLDAHVTEHPWREDAWRLLALALYRTGRQGDALAVLRRARTLLVEQLGVDPGPGLRRLEADILEHAGHLETASHPTSTDRAGAAAERVWARATAAYDRTVASGARTRLESAVGLLRHLAVTGGGGLEAAREHRVAAIAAAGELGDPELTARVIGAYDVPAIWTRSDDPRQAAWVVAAAERTLTALPSDGHPSARARLLATIALESRGTRSARGPEAAGQAERIARELDDPTLLAFALNGAFMQSCYRAGLAPHRDGIGAELVALSARHGLTTFEVLGHLIRLQARGALGDFPGADGHASAADRLAERHELPLVGVFTRWYRALRLAATGSAPDDEAESAYRDAAAALDGAGMPGLERGLLPLALLSVRLRRACPTPVDEQIDWGPYAPWTRPLVLLAQDRRDEAAVALREAPDPPYDLLFEALWCLLAQAAVGIGDRETMERAHRALSPAAAELAGAGSGLLTLGPVSRHLDDLTAALRHAR, via the coding sequence GTGCGCGTCGTCTTCGGCGTACTGGGGCCGGTGACGGCCTGGGACGGCGCCGGGCACACGATCGCGCTGAAGGGGCCACGGCACCGCGCCGTACTGGCCCGGCTGATCGTGGCCCGCGGGCACGTCGTACCCGTGAGCCGCCTGGCGGAGGACCTGTGGCTGGATCCGCCCGCCGGTGCGGTGGGCGCGGTGCGCACCTTCGTGGCCGCGCTGCGCCGTGCGCTGGAACCGCAGCGCCCGCCCCGCGCCCCGGCCCGGCTGCTGGTGACCGAGGGCCCGGGGTACGCGCTGCGCGCGGAACCGGGCGCGGTGGACGCCTGGTGCTTCGAAGACGAGGTGGCCGCCGCCGCGACACTGCCGCCGGAGGATGCGCTCACGCGGCTGGACTCCGGGCTGGGGCGGTGGCGCGGGCCCGCGTACGCGGAGTTCGCCGATGAGTTCTGGGCCCGTACGGAGCGTTCGCGTCTCGCGGAGCTGCGGCTGCACGCCGTCGAACGCCGGGCCGGGGCCCGCCTCGCCCTGGGGCGCGCCGGGCAGGTGGTGCCGGATCTGGACGCACATGTCACTGAGCATCCGTGGCGCGAGGACGCCTGGCGGCTACTGGCCCTGGCGCTGTACCGCACCGGGCGGCAGGGCGACGCGCTGGCGGTACTGCGGCGGGCGCGGACCCTGCTGGTCGAGCAGTTGGGGGTGGACCCGGGGCCGGGACTGCGCCGTCTGGAGGCGGACATCCTCGAGCACGCCGGCCACCTCGAGACCGCATCACACCCCACGTCCACCGACCGGGCCGGTGCGGCGGCCGAGCGGGTGTGGGCCCGGGCCACCGCCGCGTACGACCGCACCGTGGCATCCGGTGCACGGACCCGGCTGGAGTCGGCGGTCGGTCTGCTGCGCCATCTCGCGGTGACCGGGGGCGGTGGTCTGGAGGCCGCTCGTGAACACCGGGTGGCGGCCATCGCGGCGGCCGGGGAACTGGGCGACCCGGAACTGACCGCCCGGGTGATCGGCGCATACGACGTCCCGGCGATCTGGACGCGGTCGGACGACCCGCGGCAGGCGGCGTGGGTGGTCGCGGCGGCCGAGCGTACGCTGACCGCCCTGCCGTCCGACGGACATCCGTCCGCGCGGGCCCGGTTGCTGGCCACGATCGCCCTGGAGTCGCGGGGCACCCGCTCGGCGCGCGGTCCCGAGGCCGCCGGGCAGGCGGAGCGGATCGCCCGCGAGCTGGACGATCCCACCCTGCTGGCGTTCGCCCTCAACGGCGCCTTCATGCAGAGCTGTTACCGCGCGGGCCTGGCGCCCCACCGGGACGGGATCGGCGCAGAGCTGGTGGCCCTGTCCGCCCGGCACGGTCTGACCACCTTCGAGGTGCTCGGCCATCTCATCCGCCTCCAGGCGCGCGGTGCGCTCGGCGACTTCCCCGGGGCCGACGGCCACGCGTCCGCCGCTGACCGGCTGGCCGAACGCCATGAGCTGCCGCTGGTGGGCGTGTTCACCCGGTGGTACCGGGCGCTGCGGCTCGCCGCGACCGGCAGCGCACCGGACGACGAGGCGGAGTCGGCCTATCGCGACGCCGCCGCCGCTCTGGACGGCGCGGGCATGCCCGGTCTGGAGCGGGGCCTGCTGCCGCTCGCCCTGCTGTCCGTGCGGCTGCGCCGGGCATGTCCCACCCCGGTCGACGAGCAGATCGACTGGGGCCCCTACGCACCGTGGACCCGCCCGCTGGTGCTGCTGGCCCAAGACCGCCGCGACGAGGCCGCCGTGGCACTGCGCGAGGCCCCGGATCCGCCGTACGACCTGCTGTTCGAGGCCCTGTGGTGTCTTCTCGCGCAGGCGGCCGTCGGTATCGGCGACCGGGAGACGATGGAGCGGGCGCACCGTGCGCTCTCCCCGGCGGCGGCCGAGTTGGCGGGGGCGGGCAGTGGTCTGCTGACCCTGGGGCCGGTCTCGCGCCATCTGGACGACCTCACCGCCGCCCTCCGGCACGCGCGGTGA